The following are encoded in a window of bacterium genomic DNA:
- a CDS encoding carotenoid 1,2-hydratase has protein sequence MFLFLVTFFLVSSAHGEFLEVTPGRKFNFPRDHGAHVEYPVEWWYFTGHLKAQSAEQVTVERTFGFELTFFRVGINPKEGARETPWHVGSLYLAHAALTDDSNQRFLFEKIRVRPDFGQAGASTERLEVWARDWRVEQGPKGESQSTIRLQVEARDAQTGEMFSFSFAVQPQKAPVLQGDAGYSQKGASPGDASYYVSFTRLEGDGEVVIGNEELRVGVEAWMDHEVLSSKPNSREVGWDWFAMQFQNDWECMLYNLRRGNPLVRTQYSSGSCVSPEGEKFLLTASDFLIQPSGSWRSERSGIEYPSGWTVSIPKMGIEARVAPTVKGQELLSGSGGERTYWEGRCLIEGSMDGEPQRGAAYVELVGYTR, from the coding sequence ATGTTCCTCTTTCTCGTAACATTCTTTCTGGTGAGTAGTGCTCATGGTGAATTTTTAGAAGTTACCCCTGGACGAAAATTTAACTTTCCCAGAGACCATGGAGCGCATGTCGAGTATCCAGTGGAGTGGTGGTATTTTACTGGCCACCTGAAGGCGCAGTCTGCAGAGCAGGTAACCGTTGAGAGAACATTCGGATTTGAGCTTACATTTTTTAGAGTAGGCATTAATCCCAAAGAGGGTGCTCGAGAGACTCCGTGGCATGTTGGCTCGCTTTATCTTGCACATGCAGCTCTCACTGATGATAGCAATCAGCGATTTCTTTTTGAAAAAATTCGAGTACGTCCGGATTTTGGACAGGCAGGGGCGAGCACTGAACGGCTAGAGGTCTGGGCACGTGATTGGAGGGTAGAACAAGGTCCAAAAGGGGAGAGTCAGTCTACGATTCGTCTACAAGTAGAGGCGAGAGATGCACAGACAGGAGAGATGTTCTCTTTTTCGTTCGCTGTTCAACCTCAAAAAGCCCCAGTGTTACAAGGTGACGCCGGGTATAGTCAAAAGGGAGCGAGTCCAGGGGACGCCTCGTACTATGTATCCTTTACTCGTTTAGAGGGTGATGGAGAGGTAGTGATTGGAAACGAAGAGCTCCGTGTGGGTGTGGAAGCATGGATGGATCACGAGGTACTTTCCTCTAAGCCGAACAGTCGTGAAGTTGGTTGGGATTGGTTTGCTATGCAATTTCAAAACGACTGGGAGTGCATGCTGTATAATTTACGACGCGGGAATCCATTGGTTCGAACTCAGTACTCATCGGGCTCGTGTGTTAGTCCAGAGGGGGAAAAATTTCTTTTAACTGCTTCTGATTTCCTTATTCAGCCATCTGGATCGTGGCGGAGTGAACGAAGTGGTATTGAGTATCCTTCGGGATGGACGGTGTCGATTCCAAAGATGGGGATAGAGGCGAGGGTTGCTCCCACCGTGAAGGGGCAAGAGCTTCTATCTGGGAGTGGAGGGGAGAGAACCTACTGGGAAGGACGGTGCCTCATTGAGGGGAGTATGGATGGAGAGCCCCAGCGAGGTGCAGCCTATGTTGAGTTGGTGGGGTACACGAGATAG